The following coding sequences are from one Lolium rigidum isolate FL_2022 chromosome 6, APGP_CSIRO_Lrig_0.1, whole genome shotgun sequence window:
- the LOC124664444 gene encoding protein SAMBA-like, with translation MSSPARSTVSAASAGAGTAIPAADDVADSIDALYRMDEAMTELRSDVMEALQKEVRSLDDNNWMFAAPRSRINLVSKPGAYLRKPQGKIAELDQAPKKTRNC, from the exons atgagctctccggcgaggtcgACCGTCTCGGCGGCGAGCGCAGGGGCCGGGACCGCGATCCCCGCCGCGGACGACGTCGCGGACTCCATCGACGCGCTCTACCGCATGGACGAGGCCATGACCG AGCTCCGGTCGGATGTGATGGAGGCGCTGCAGAAGGAGGTCAGGTCACTCGACGACAACAACTGGATGTTCGCCGCGCCGCGCTCCCGCATCAACCTCGTCTCCAAGCCAG GTGCTTACCTGCGCAAGCCACAGGGGAAAATTGCGGAACTGGATCAAGCACCCAAGAAGACAAGGAACTGCTAG
- the LOC124666888 gene encoding NADH dehydrogenase [ubiquinone] 1 beta subcomplex subunit 10-B-like produces MGRKAKVEFDERPPDDFDPKHPYADPVAMLEYREHLVREKWIQIETAKIIRERLRWCYRVEGINHHVKCRHLVDQYLESTRGVGWGKDHRPAYLHEPKKVVEVEE; encoded by the exons ATGGGGCGGAAGGCGAAGGTGGAGTTCGACGAGAGGCCGCCGGATGACTTCGACCCGAAGCACCCGTACGCGGACCCGGTGGCGATGCTGGAGTACCGGGAGCACCTGGTGCGGGAGAAGTGGATCCAGATCGAGACCGCCAAGATCATCCGCGAGCGCCTCCGCTGGTGCTACCGCGTCGAGGGCATCAACCACCACGTCAAGTgccgccacctcgtcgaccagtACCTCGAGTCCACCCGCGGCGTCGGATGGGGCAAGGACCACCGCCCGGCCTACCTGCACG AGCCCAAGAAGGTGGTCGAAGTCGAGGAGTAG
- the LOC124661822 gene encoding inositol-tetrakisphosphate 1-kinase 5-like, which yields MAAAAADTSSADTRRYVVGYALAPKKQNSFIQSSLLSRAAARGMDLVPVDEARPLADQGPFDLVIHKLYGHDWRAQLQAFSARYPSVPVVDPPHAIDRLHNRISMLQVVSELDVPPSDAADHHRHTFGIPSQVVVYDAAALTDSGLLAALRFPLIAKPLVADGSAKSHKMSLVYHGEGLRKLRPPLVLQEFVNHGGVIFKVYVVGGHVTCVKRRSLPDVSKEILEDTAAEGTVSFSQVSNLPTARNAEEYYEDLRLEDAVMPPTDFVNEIAGGLRRALGLQLFNFDMIRDVRAGDRYLVIDINYFPGYAKMPGYEIALTDFFWDMVHKDDDVALKEEEESKPTVVK from the coding sequence atggccgccgccgccgccgataccTCCTCCGCCGACACCCGCCGCTACGTCGTCGGctacgcgctcgcgcccaagaagCAGAATAGCTTCATCCAGTCCTCGCTcctctcccgcgccgccgcccgcgggaTGGACCTCGTCCCCGTCGACGAGGCGCGGCCCCTCGCGGACCAGGGCCCCTTCGACCTCGTCATCCACAAGCTCTACGGCCACGACTGGCGCGCCCAGCTCCAGGCCTTCTCCGCCCGCTACCCgtccgtccccgtcgtcgacccgccGCACGCCATCGACCGCCTCCACAACCGCATCTCCATGCTCCAggtcgtctccgagctcgacgTCCCGCCCAGCGACGCCGCCGACCACCACCGCCACACCTTCGGCATCCCCAGCCAGGTCGTCGTCTACGACGCGGCCGCGCTCACCGACTCGGGCCTCCTCGCCGCGCTCCGCTTCCCGCTCATCGCCAAGCCCCTCGTCGCCGACGGCAGCGCCAAGTCGCACAAGATGTCCCTCGTCTACCACGGCGAGGGCCTCCGCAAGCTCCGCCCGCCGCTCGTCCTGCAGGAGTTCGTCAACCacggcggcgtcatcttcaaggTCTACGTCGTCGGCGGCCACGTCACCTGCGTCAAGCGCCGCAGCCTGCCGGACGTCTCCAAGGAGATCCTCGAGGACACCGCCGCGGAGGGCACCGTCTCCTTCTCGCAGGTGTCCAACCTCCCCACGGCGCGCAACGCCGAGGAGTACTACGAGGACCTGCGGCTCGAGGACGCCGTCATGCCGCCCACTGATTTCGTGAACGAGATCGCTGGCGGGCTCCGCCGCGCGCTGGGGCTGCAGCTCTTCAACTTCGACATGATCAGGGATGTCCGCGCTGGGGACCGCTACCTCGtcattgacatcaactacttccCCGGCTACGCCAAGATGCCAGGCTACGAGATTGCCCTCACAGATTTCTTCTGGGACATGGTTCACAAGGACGATGATGTGGccctcaaggaggaggaggagagcaagCCCACTGTCGTGAAATGA